From the genome of Treponema primitia ZAS-1:
AATACGCCCAGGATCTGAAAAAGCAGGGAACCATCCGGGCTATCGGCGCCAGTTCCCATAACCCCATCATAGCCCGCCGTATGGTTGAAACCGGAATACTGGATCTCCTTATGTTCAGCATTAACCCCGCCTTTGATATGGCTCCCCGGGGCGTCAATGTGCTGGACCATCTGGATGGACAGGGGAAGCCCTTCGGCTATGAGAAGAACCTGGATAGCGACCGGGCTACCCTGTACCGGCTCTGCGAACAGCGGGGGGTTGGCATCACGGTGATGAAGACCCTGGGGGCGGGGAAGCTCCTCTCCAAGGAACATACCCCCTTTTCGCGGGAACTGACCGTGGGGCAGTGCATCCACTACGCCCTGACCCGGCCGGCGGTGGTGAGTACCCTTATCGGCTGTTCCTCCGCCGCGCAGGTACACGAGGCGGTAGGGTATCTGGATATGGACGATACGGCGCGGGATTACAGCGGTATTATTGAACAGTACCAGGGGAGTTTTAAGGGTAACTGCGTTTACTGCAACCACTGTCTCCCCTGCCCTCAGGGGATCAATATAGCCGATGTGAACAAGTACCTGGACATCGCCGTCCTGGATGAAAAGGCGGTTCCCCCCAGTATTACCCAGCATTACAAGGCCCTGAACTCCCACGGCTCCGACTGCATTGCTTGCGGAAGCTGCGAAGAACGGTGCCCCTTCTCGGTACCGGTAATCAAAAATATGGAACGGGCGGCGGCTTTGTTCGGCGTTTGAGCATACTGGGCCCATTAAAAAAGGCCGCTCCGGAAGGGGGCGGCCTTTTTCATTCCTTAGGGAAAACTTTATTTTTTAAGATTGTAGAAGGCTTTCCTTCCGGCATATTCGGAAACGCCCTCAAGCTGTTCCTCAATGCGGATAAGCTGGTTGTACTTGGCAACCCGGTCGGTACGGCTCATGGAACCGGTCTTTATCTGGCCGGTTTCCAGGCCTACTACCAGGTCGGCGATGAAAGTATCCTCGGTTTCGCCGGAACGATGGGAAACGATGGCGGTATAGCCGGCCCGCTTGGCCATCTCAACCGCTTCGTAGGTTTCGGTAACCGTGCCGATCTGGTTTACCTTGATCAGGATGGAGTTACAGGCCCCAAGGCCAATGCCCTTTTCAAGCCGCTTGGTGTTGGTAACGAAGAAGTCGTCACCCACGATCTGTACTTTGTCGCCCAGGGCTTTGGTAAGCTTTACATACCCGTCCCAATCGTCCTGATCCAGGGGATCTTCGATGGAAATGATGGGGTACTTTTTTACCCAATCGGTGTAGATACCGATCATTTCGTCGGCGCTAAAGAGTTTACCCGGGTTGGACTTCCAGAACTTATAACCCTTCTTGTCGCCTTCGCCGAAAAGTTCGGAGCTGGCGCAGTCCAGGGCAATGCCGAACTGTTCCCCGGGCTTGTAACCGGCCTTCTCGATGGCCTTCATGATAAATTCCAGGGCTTCCTCGTTGCCGATATCCGGGGCAAATCCGCCTTCGTCACCCACGGCGGTGTTCTTTCCCGCAGCGTGGAGGAGGCTCTTCAGGTTGTGGAAAACCTCGGCGGTCCAGCGAACCGCTTCCACGATGGATTCGGCGCCAATGGGCATAACCATAAATTCCTGGAAGTCGATCTTATTATCCGAGTGTTTGCCGCCGTTGATGATATTCGCCATGGGCACCGGGAGCAGGTTGGAATGGAAGGTACCAAGGTACTTGTAGAGGGGGAGTCCCAGATATTCAGCCGCAGCGCGGGCGGTGGCCATGGATACGCCTAAGATGGCATTGGCCCCGAGTTTACTCTTGTTTTCAGTCCCGTCAAGTTCAATCATGGTCCGGTCGATATCAACCTGCTCCAGGGCATCGTAGCCCTGCAGTTCCGGAGCGATAATATCGTTGACATTCGCCACCGCCTTCTGGACGCCCTTACCCAAGTACCGGCCTTTGTCACCGTCCCGAAGCTCCACCGCTTCGTAATCACCGGTGGACGCCCCGGAGGGAACTGCGGCCCGCCCAAGGGAGCCGTCTTCCAGCTGTACTTCGACCTCAACCGTGGGATTTCCACGGGAATCGAGAATTTCGCGTGCCTGTACATATTCGATAATACTCATAATTGTCTTTCTCCTTGTTAATGAAATAAATCTTCTATTATTGTCCGGTTTTATGGCCTCTGCGTCAATAGTCCAGACGGCGAAGCTCCAACCTGGCGTTGAGGTTTTCGGGATCCAGTTCCAGGACCTTTCCCAGAACCAGCCGGCTTTCCTCATCCCGGCCTAGCATATGAAGGCAGCGGGCAATACGCAGCCGTACCTTGGCCTCACTGAGCCGGTCCTTTACCAGGGAAGCGGCGCTTTCATAGTACTCCAGGGCCAGGGAAAGGGAACGCCGGCTTTCCGTAATCAAACCCAGATTTGCCGGGACCTGCCAAAGGGCGGTGTGGTCTACCTGTTCCACAAGGCGGGTTTCCCCTTCCGTAAGCAAACCCTCCCGGATAAGGCGGAAAACATCATGGAGGACCAGCCAGGAGCCGTCTATTCCATTCATCCGGGCCTGCCGCAAAAGCAGGGCTGTTTCCGGAAACTGCCGCTGGCGGTCAAAATACCAGGCCCCCCAGCGGTAGAGCGCCTCCTCCCGGGGGTGACGGCCCAAGAGCAGCCATGTTTCCGCCACGGTCCGCCTGATTTCCCACCCCTCCAGCCGGCGGCGGACTAATTCCAGATCCAGAAGGGGCTGTCCAGAATTCTGTTCGCTTAGTATGTCCTCCGCACGGGGTGTGTCAAAAAGGCGGCTATATCCGATAATTCCGTAGATATGCCCAGGCGCCTCTGAAAAAAGATCCCCATAATAGGCGATCTTTTTCTGTTCTTCCGTACTTGCCGAGGCCAGGTTATAGAGACTTCGGACCCTCAGGTCTTGTGGGATACTCAGATCACTCGGGATCTGGGGTGCATTAAGCGATGGGGCAGCCAGAATAGTCCAAATTTCGATAGCTCCCTCCCGGAAATCCGCTAACCAGAGGGAATCGGCCAAACGGCCCAGGGAAGGGGCATCGGAAAACTTCGTTGCAAGGAGAGAAAAAAGCTCCGCAGCCCTCAGGGGATTAGTATCATAAAAATACTCCGCTCCAAAGCGCAGGGCCTTTTCCGAAATATCCCCGGCGCTGATCAACGAGACGATCCGGGAATTGGCGGCCGCCATATCCTCCGCAAGGAGGTCCAATAAAACAGAATTAACAAGGAAATTCTCCCACTCTGCTCCGTTGAAGGCGGAAACCCCGGCGGCCAGAAATTCCGCACCCCGGGGCAAAACAGCGGCTGTGGTGGGATCCGACAGGTCCCCCAGGAGTACGCTGATATCCAAGGCCAGGGAAAGCAGATTTTTTTCCGATAAAAGGCCTGCATACTGCCTCAACTTAGTCTGAACTCCGTCGGGGAATTGATCCGGATATTCCATCAACAGGGCGTCGGCGGCAAGGGCGGCAAGGGGTTCTGAAAATGGAAAGGCGGCGGCGGCTCTTTCCGTCGCTTCACGGTAGGCGTTTCTGAACCGGGTCTGATTTTCGCCGGATGTCTCCAATGCCAGGTTCCTGCGGCGCTTCAGGACTGAAAGATGGGTTTCCACCCCAATGGCCTTCTTTTCCAGCCGGTCCAGCATGGAGTTGAAGCGCTCCGGCGCGGTTTTCGGTGTTTCCCGGAGAAGGGCGTCGAAGTTCCTGATTTCCCGGAAAAAACTCCCCTGCTCCGAAAAATCGCTCCATCCTGTATAGTAGGTCAGGAAGGCGATTGCTCCTGAAAGAACCAGGGAAATTACCAGCCCCAGAATACATACCGTCCGGAGCTTGGGAATTGCCGCGACCGGCTTCATTTTGGGGCGCCTTCCAGGGGCTGCGGACCTTGTAAGGTCCGACGAATACTGTCCAGAACGCCATTGATAAAACGATAGGAATCATCGGTACCAAATTCCCGGGATATACCTATGGCCTCATCAATAACAATTGAGGGAGATACATCGTTCTGGTATATGAGGGTATAGGCGCTCATCCTGAGCAGGGCAAGATCAACCCGGTTTAGCCGGGAAAAATCCCAGTTCTTCAAATGGGCGCGGATTATATCATCCACGGCGCCAATATTTTCTATGGTACCTTGAATTAAAAGACGAGAAAATTCAGCGGTATTTCCATCCAGGGCATCCCGTTTCTCCGTTTCCAGCCAGGAAAAACTAAGGAGTTCCTCCAATGCGGAAGGGGTGACGTCCCAGGAATACAGGGCTTGAAAAGCCAGGATCCGTCCTTTTCTACGTGAGGCCATAGCTTACCAAACGAGCAATTCTTCGTGGATCTCCACGGCACCCTCTTTCCGGAGATCCTCTGCCAGGGTATTGGTCACCACTGCGGCGCCGTTGGTAAGAGCCCGCTGCATCAACTGGGAGTTGATCAAATCCCGGACAGTGGCGGGGTTCCCCCAACGGTAAATATCCTCAAGCCCAAGGTTCGCCTGCCGGTACTTTCTGGTTACCTTGATGATAAAAAAGCCCTGACGGCCTTCAATTATCCCGGACACGGCGTTTTCCTCCAAAGGTAATGCCTTATCGATAAACTCCAGGCCAAAAACCTGTTGGATCCGGGGATCCTCGGTGGTTAACTGGATATACCGGGCGGAACCGGAGTTGCTGGAAGATTCCACAATGGCGGATTCCTCATTAAAGACCGAAGAACTGGAACCAATTTTCCGAGCCAACTCTTCCGCCCTGGTCCGGGCGGCGGTCTTGGTAGCGGAACTAGCGCCATAGGGGATCCGTATCCAGTCAAAGGAAATTGTATCGGGCCGTATAAACCGGGCTTTGTTACGGTTATAAAAGGTTTGAATCTCTTCTTCCGCCGGCGCTCCTCCTGCTATGGAAATCAGGTACTTCTGTACCAGCAATTGCCGCCGGATCTGCCCCCGGAGGGTGACCAAATCCATACCCTGCTTCTTTATGACATCGTTGAATTCTTCATCCGTGGGAGGCCTGCCTGCTTGAGCGGCCAGCTCATCCTTTAAACCCTGGATTTCGTTATTTATATCACTATCGGTTATGGAATCCCCAGCCTTGGCCTTTTCCGCCGCTTGTACAATGTACTGTTCTATGTATTTTTGCCGGATAATATCCTCATGAAGGTAGGTTTGAAAGGCAGAATAGCTCAAGCCATACTGTTTTTCGATGCCTTCGGAAAATTCCTGATCCGTAACCGGCCGGCCGGCGCTGGCGCGGACCATCTGAATCCGCTGTTCCAATTCCGCATTGGACGAACTGATGCCCACCCTTTCAGCCGCCTGGAGGACCAGCCGCTCACTGATCATGGCATCCAACACCATACGATGAAGATCCAGGGCGCTCACTTGCGGAGGAATCTCCTGCATTTTGGACCGCCTATCCACCTCTACACGCAGCTGTTTGACAAAAATATATTCGCTCTTGGTTAAGGTCACCTTGGCCACGTTTTGTAAGTCCCGCTGATCCCCGGACAAATCATTGGGAGATGAGACGCTGCTGGACGCCCCCCCCCCAATTGGGGTTCCCTCCGGAAGAGGAGCCGCTTTCGGTTCCTTTTTGCCCCCGCCGAACAGGAAGCCGGTTGCGAAAACAGCGAAAATTATCAGAAAAAGAAAATACTTCGCAAATTTCTTCATATGCATATCCTAAATATACTCTTTTTTGCGTAACATGACTATTCCAGGACCGCCCGGATACGCCGGACCCCGGAGGAGGAAGACTGCTCCTTCTGAATCTTGAAGGTCCCCATGGTTC
Proteins encoded in this window:
- a CDS encoding SurA N-terminal domain-containing protein, which translates into the protein MKKFAKYFLFLIIFAVFATGFLFGGGKKEPKAAPLPEGTPIGGGASSSVSSPNDLSGDQRDLQNVAKVTLTKSEYIFVKQLRVEVDRRSKMQEIPPQVSALDLHRMVLDAMISERLVLQAAERVGISSSNAELEQRIQMVRASAGRPVTDQEFSEGIEKQYGLSYSAFQTYLHEDIIRQKYIEQYIVQAAEKAKAGDSITDSDINNEIQGLKDELAAQAGRPPTDEEFNDVIKKQGMDLVTLRGQIRRQLLVQKYLISIAGGAPAEEEIQTFYNRNKARFIRPDTISFDWIRIPYGASSATKTAARTRAEELARKIGSSSSVFNEESAIVESSSNSGSARYIQLTTEDPRIQQVFGLEFIDKALPLEENAVSGIIEGRQGFFIIKVTRKYRQANLGLEDIYRWGNPATVRDLINSQLMQRALTNGAAVVTNTLAEDLRKEGAVEIHEELLVW
- the eno gene encoding phosphopyruvate hydratase gives rise to the protein MSIIEYVQAREILDSRGNPTVEVEVQLEDGSLGRAAVPSGASTGDYEAVELRDGDKGRYLGKGVQKAVANVNDIIAPELQGYDALEQVDIDRTMIELDGTENKSKLGANAILGVSMATARAAAEYLGLPLYKYLGTFHSNLLPVPMANIINGGKHSDNKIDFQEFMVMPIGAESIVEAVRWTAEVFHNLKSLLHAAGKNTAVGDEGGFAPDIGNEEALEFIMKAIEKAGYKPGEQFGIALDCASSELFGEGDKKGYKFWKSNPGKLFSADEMIGIYTDWVKKYPIISIEDPLDQDDWDGYVKLTKALGDKVQIVGDDFFVTNTKRLEKGIGLGACNSILIKVNQIGTVTETYEAVEMAKRAGYTAIVSHRSGETEDTFIADLVVGLETGQIKTGSMSRTDRVAKYNQLIRIEEQLEGVSEYAGRKAFYNLKK
- a CDS encoding aldo/keto reductase, which encodes MQYRPIGNTGISASIIGLGAEHLDTKPSATVDEVIGTALEQGINMMDLFMPGETVRTNIGKALAGKRDKMHIQGHIGSTDINEQYDVSRDLGVCKKYFENLLRCLHTDYIDFGMLFFIDSEKSFTQVFEGEILKYAQDLKKQGTIRAIGASSHNPIIARRMVETGILDLLMFSINPAFDMAPRGVNVLDHLDGQGKPFGYEKNLDSDRATLYRLCEQRGVGITVMKTLGAGKLLSKEHTPFSRELTVGQCIHYALTRPAVVSTLIGCSSAAQVHEAVGYLDMDDTARDYSGIIEQYQGSFKGNCVYCNHCLPCPQGINIADVNKYLDIAVLDEKAVPPSITQHYKALNSHGSDCIACGSCEERCPFSVPVIKNMERAAALFGV
- the nusB gene encoding transcription antitermination factor NusB, yielding MASRRKGRILAFQALYSWDVTPSALEELLSFSWLETEKRDALDGNTAEFSRLLIQGTIENIGAVDDIIRAHLKNWDFSRLNRVDLALLRMSAYTLIYQNDVSPSIVIDEAIGISREFGTDDSYRFINGVLDSIRRTLQGPQPLEGAPK